Genomic window (Streptosporangium brasiliense):
CTGCCGGCCGACTTCACCCACGTCTCCGGCGCGGATGCGGCCATGGAGGACTTCCCGATGAGCCTGGCCGCGCTGATCGTGGCCGAGGCGTGCAACATGGGCCTGGTGCCGATTGAGAAGCCGAACGTGCCGGCGTTGACCCGGGCCCGGCTGCAGCAGGTCGACCAGGGCTACTTGCGCGGGGAGACGATCGCCGCGGCGAACGCCCGGTTGATCGCCGCCCAGGCCGGCATCGACATCGTCAAGTCGTGGGGGTCGGGCCATATCGCCTCGGCCGACGGGCTGCGCTTCGTCGTGCCCGTGGCTAGTCTGCACGCCGGGCACAACCCGATGTACTTCGGCCGTCAGCGCGGCGCGACCTGGCTGAACGTGGTCAACGACCAGGTGATGGGCATCAGCGGGCTGGTGGTGCCCGGCACGTTGCGTGACTCGCTGTTCATCTTGGACGCCTTGTTCAACCTCGACGGCGGGCCCAAGCCGGAGACCGTAGTCACCGACACCGCCAGCTACTCCGACCTCGTCTTCGGACTGTTCGCGATCTGCGGCTACCAGTTCTCTCCGCGCATCGCCGACCTAGCCGACACCCGGCTGTGGCGGACCAACACCGCCGCCGTCTACGGGCCGCTGGAGCACATGTCCCGCCACACCATCCGGCTCGATCGCATCCGCGCTCACTGGGGCGACATGCTGCGCGTGGCCGGCTCGCTGACGATGGGCACGGTGCGCGCCTACGACCTGATCCGGATGCTGTCGGCCGACGGCCGCCCCACCGGCCTGGGCGAGGCGTTCGTGCACTACGGCCGGATCTTCAAGACGCTGCATCTGCTGCAGTTCCTGCACGATGAGGGCTACCGGCGGATGATCGGCGCCCAGCTGAACGTGCAGGAGGCCCGGCACCGTCTCGCGCGGAAGATCGCGTTCGGCAACCGCGGTCAGCTGCGCCAGCGCTACCGCGAGGGCATGGAGGACCAGCTCGGCGCGCTCGGCCTGGCGCTCAACGCCGTGGTGTGGTGGAACAGCCTCTACCTCGACGCCGCCGTCAAGCAGCTACGCGCCCAAGGCTTTCCGGTCACCGAACAGATGTGTGCCCGGCTGTCGCCCATCGCCTACAACCACATCAACTTCCTGGGCCGCTACGCCTTCACCCGCGCCGACGTCGGCTCCGGGCTGCGCCCCTTCCACGACCTGCCCGCCTCGACCGGATGAACCCGGCCACCGGCGCTCAGCAGCAGAATTTCAGGTAGCTCTGCAGGTCTTCGAGGATGCGGGCGACGCCGTCGCGATCGCCTCGATACAGCACTTCCTTGCCGTCGCGGCGGGAGGTGACGATGCCACTGCGGCGCAGCAGGGCGAGCTGCTGGGAAGCGGCGGACTGGCTGATGCCGGCGCGTTCGGCGACCTGGTTGACCGACAGCTCGGCGCCCTGGGCGAACAGCAGCATGATCTGCTGGCGGCCGGGGTTGGCCAGGGCCTTGAGGAAGTCCTGGGCGGCCTGCGGCAGCTGCGGCGACGCGCACGCGGGGCCCGCTCTCCCGTCTGTGGGCTCATCCGTCGGCGCGGCTGATGATCTCGTGGGTTCGGCCATGAGTGCTCCCTCCTGCGCCAGCACCCTACCGCTCATTTCAAGTTATTGACATATTAGAAAATGACGGTACGTTCTGCGGCATGCCCATCGACAACGACCGTGTCCTGATCGTCGGGGCCGGGCAGTCCGGCCTGGCCTCCGCGCACGCCGCCCTGGAGCACGGGCTGCGGCCCGTGCTGCTGGAGGCTTCCCGGCGGGCGGCCGGGTCCTGGCCGCGCTACTACGACAGCCTCACCCTGTTCTCACCCGCCCGCTACAGCAGCCTGCCCGGCATGGGCTTCGACGGGGACCCCGAGCGCTACCCACGCCGCGACGAGGTGGGCTCCTACCTGGAGCGCTATGCCGTCGCCCTGATCGAGCGCGGCGCCGAGCTGCGCACCGGCGCCCGCGTCAGCGCCGCCGAAGCCGGCAGGCAGGGGTTCACCGTGCGGCTGGAGGGCGGCGAGCAACTGAGCGCCGGCGCCCTGATCGCGGCCAGCGGCTCCTTCGGCCGCCCGCACCGGCCCGCCCTGCCCGGCCTGGACACCTTCACCGGCCCGGTGTTGCACGTCGCCGACTACCACTCGCCGACCTCGCTGCCCGGTGAGCACGTCATCGTGGTCGGGGCGGGCAACTCGGCGGTCCAGGTCGCCCACGAGCTGGCCAGCCAGCGCCGGGTGACGCTGGCCAGCCGGGTGCCGATCCGGTTCGTGGCCCAGCGCCCGCTGGGGCGTGACCTGCACTTCTGGTTCCGGGTGACCGGCTTCGACCGGCTGCCGCCGGCCCGCGCGGAGGCTCCGCCCGCCTCGCCCGTGCTGGATGACGGCCGCTACCGCCGGGCGCTGCGCGAGGGCCGCTACCGGCGCCGGCCGATCTTCGCCCGCCTGGACGGCGATCAGGCGACCTGGCCCGACGGCAGCCGTGAGCGCGTCGACGCGGTGCTGCTGGCCACCGGTTACCGGCCGAACCTGGCCTATCTGGAGAGGCTGGGTGTGCTGGGTGCCGATGGCCGCCCGCGCCAGCGCCATGGCCTGTCGCTGATGCACGTCGGTCTGGGCTACCTGGGCCTGGAGTGGCAGCGCACTCCCTCCTCCAACACGCTGCGCGGCGTCGGCGCCGACGCCCGGCACGTGATGGGGGTGCTCGCCCGTCAGCTGCGCGGCACTCGTCAGCGCACCCGAGCCTGAGCCCGGCCCGTCTTTCCCTCCGCCCTGCGATCCCCTCTGCTCCGGCGAAGACTGCGAGTTGATTTGACTTCCATCTAAGCAGTGGCGCATGATGACTCCTGCTTAGATGAATTTCTATTCAAGGGGGTGCGCGATGCGCGCTCTGTTCACCCGACGACACCGCCCGGCCACCGAGCGGGCGAATATCACCTTCGACGAGGCCACCTCACGGGTGTGCGACATCGAGTGCCGCGCCGAGGCCGCCATCGAGCGCGCCCGCGCCTACGCCGCGTTCCCGCTTTTCCGCTGATCCACCTCTAACCCATTTCGCCACCTGGAGAGCAGTTATGAGTGACAGTTGCTGCGGCCCCACGCCGATCGCGATCGAACACACCGCCACCCCTCAGCAGGCCACCTCAGGGCGATGGGATGACCTGCCCGTGGTCGTGATCGGCGCCGGCCCGGTCGGGCTGGCCGCCGCCGCCCACCTGGCCGAACGCGGCGTCGACTTCACGGTCCTGGAGGCCGGTGACTGCGTCGCCGCCTCGGTGGCGCAGTGGGGGCACGTGCGGGTGTTCAGCCCCTGGAAGTACAACATCGACGCCGCCGCCCGCCGCCTGCTGGAGGCCGACGGCTGGACGGCTCCGGACGCCGACTGGCTGCCGACCGGCGCCGAACTCATCGACGGCTATCTGGCGCCGCTGGCCAAGCTGTTCGGCGACCGGGTACGGCTCGGCGCGAAGGTGACCGCGATCAGCCGTCTCGGCTACGACCGGGTCCGCACCGCCGGCCGCGACCAGGCCCCGTTCCTGATCCGCCTGGCCGACGGCACCGAGCTGCAGGCCCGAGCGATCATCGACGCGTCCGGCACCTACACCAGCCCGAACGTGCTCGGCGCGAGCGGCCTGCCCGCCCACGGCGAGCACGAGGTGTTCGTCGACCACGCCCTGCCCGACGTGCTCGGCGCCGACCGCGACCACTACGAGGGCAAGCGGGTGCTGGTCGTCGGCGCCGGCCACTCCGCCGCCACCACGCTGCTCGCCCTGGCCCAACTGGACGACACCCCGATCACCTGGGCGATCCGCGCCGGCAACGCCACCCGCACCTACGGCGGCGGCGACGCCGACGCGCTGCCGGCCCGCGGCGCGCTCGGCACTCGGCTGCGCGCCCACGTCACCTCCGGCCGCATCCAGTTGCTGACCGGCTTCTTCACCCACCGCGTCAACGCCACCGGCCAGGGCGTCGAGGTGATCAGCCGCGACCCGTCCGGCCGAGAGCAGAGCGTCACCGTGGACCGGATCGTCTCGGCCACCGGCTACCGCCCCGATCACTCCATCGCCTCCGAACTCCGGCTCGACCTCGACCCGGTGCTCGGCTCCACCCGTGCCCTGGCCCCGCTGATCGACCCCAACCAGCACTCCTGCGGCACCGTCCCTGCCCACGGCGTCGGCGAACTCGCCCACCCCGAGCCCGGCTACTACGCGGTCGGCGTCAAGAGCTACGGCCGCGCGCCGACGTTCCTCATGGCCACCGGTTACGAGCAGGTCCGCTCGGTCGTGGCGGCGATCGCCGGGGACTGGGAGGCGGCCCGCGACGTTCAGCTCGACCTGCCCGAGACCGGCGTGTGCTCCTCCAACCTGGCCGAGGCCCAGGAGCAGCGGGTCGGCCTGGCCACCGGCATCAGCGGCGGCCTGCTGTCGGCCCCGCTCCCCCTCGCCACCGTCAGCGCCCCGGCCGGTGCCGGCGGCGAGTCCGGCGGCAGCTGCTGCGGCTGAAAGGAACACCCCTGATGTCCGACGGCTACCCCACCGCCGCACAGAAGGAGGCGCTACGCCTCATCTGCCACCACGGGCGACTGGAGACCGAACGCCTGGGCCGCCACCTCCTGCGGGCCCGGCGGCCGAGCACCAACCCCGGCTACGCCCGCGCGATCACCCGGATGGCGGGCACCCTGGCCTGGCGCCTGCACGCCCAGGGCTTCATCACCGAAACCGCGGGCGGCGCCTGGGCCACGACGGCAACCGGCAGGCAGCTCATCGCCTGTCCCGGCGAGTGCGAGTGAGCGCCCCCGCTTCGAGCGCCGTCCCCGCCCTCGGGGACGGCGCTCAGCCACGTCGGCGGCACGGCCGGCCAGTCGTCGCGGCGCTGGCCGTCACCCAAACCATCGGCTACGGCGTGCTCTACTACGCCTTCTCCGTCTTCCTCGCTCCCATGGCCCGCGACCTGCACGCAACCAACACGCAGATCGCCGCGGCGCTCACCCTGTCCATCCTGATCGCCGCCCTGTGCGCGCCGCTGGTCGGCCGCCTGCTGGACGCCCGCGGCGGTCGCGCCCTGATGACGGTCGGCTCGCTGCTGGGCACCGCTGCGGTGCTGGCCTGGTCGCGCGTGGAGAGCCTGCCGCAGCTGTACGCGGTGTTCGCGCTCGTCGGCGTCGCCTGCTCCCTGGTGCTGTACGAGGCCGCCTTCGCCGTCATCGTCTCCCTCTACGCCGGCAACGAGCGCGGCCGGGCGAACGGGCTGCTGGCGCTGACCATCGTGGCCGGGTTCGCCTCCTCGATCTTCCTGCCGCTGACCGGCCTGCTCGTCGACCGGTACGGCTGGCGTACGGCGCTGGTGATCCTGGCCCTGATCTACGGGACGGCGGCGATCCCGCTGCACGCCCTCGTGCTGCGCCGCCGCGCCCGTCCGGCGAGCACACAGGCGTCCGACGCGGCGCAGGAGCGCGCCGCCATCGTCAAGGCGGCCACCCGCCGGCGGCCGTTCTGGCTGCTGATGATCGCCTTCACCGCCAACGGCGGCGCGGTCGCGACCGTGGCGGTCCTGCTCATCACCTACCTGATCCAGCTGGGCCACCCGCCCGTGCTGGCCGCCACGCTGGCCGGGCTGCTGGGCGTGCTGTCGGTGACCGGACGGCTGATCACCACCGGCCTGCAGACCCGGCTGCCCGCCGCGCTCATCGCCGCCGCCATCTTCGCCCTGCAAGGCGTGGCCGTCCTGCTGCTGCCCCTGATCGGCCGCAGCGTGGCGGGCGCGATCGGCGCGGTGCTGCTGTTCGGGCTCGGCTTCGGCATCGCCTCGATCACCCTTCCGCACCTGCTGGTCGGCCGGTACGGCACCACCGCCTACGCCTCGCTGGCCGGCCGCATCACAATCTTCTCCGTCGCCGACAAGGCGCTGGCCCCGCTCGGCGCGGTCGCCCTCGCCCAAGCCGTCGGCTACGGCTGGGTGATGAGCGCGGTCGCCGCCGTCTGCGGGATCGCCGCGTTCGCGCTGCTGGCCTACCACCGCCTATAATTTCGACAGGCTTCTAATCAGGAGGGGTTGTCATGACCGTCCCGACCGGCCAGTGCTGCGCCCCGATCGCCCGCGAACCGCTGGCCGAGGACGCTGCCGCCGAGCTCGCCGTCATGCTCAAGGCGGTCGCCGACCCGGTACGGCTGCGTCTGCTGTCGATGATCGGCTCCCACGCCGGCGGCGAGGCCTGCGTGTGCGACCTGACCGGTACCTTCGACCTGACCGCCCCCACCATCTCCCACCACCTCAAGGTGCTGCGCACGGCGGGTCTGATCGACGGTGAGCGGCGCGGCACCTGGGTCTACTACCGCATCGTCCCCGAGGCGGTGAACCGGCTCGGCGCGCTGTTCGCCCCGCTCACCGAGTCCGCTCCTGGACCCGCTCCCCAGCCTGCCGCGGGACGCACCGAGCTGGAGCTGCTGCCCGCATGACGGCCGCCCCCCGGCCCGTCGACGTCCTGGTGATCGGCGGCGGGCAGGCGGGCCTGGCCGCCGGCTACTATCTGCGCCGCACGAAGGCCGACTTCGTCATCCTCGACGCCCAGGACGGCGCCGGCGGCGCGTGGCGGCACGCCTGGGACAGCCTGCGCCTGTTCTCACCGGCCCAGTACAGCTCGCTGCCCGGCCGCATGATGCCCATCCCGCCGGACGGCGGCTACCCGAGCGCGGCCGAGGTCGTAACCTACCTGACCGACTACGAACGCCGCTACGAGCTGCCGGTGCTGCGCCCGGTGACCGTGAACGCCGTCCGGCGCGGCGACGGCCACCTCCTGGTCGAGACCGGCCACGGCACCTGGCAGGCCAAGAGCGTGATCAGCGCCACCGGCACCTGGTGGCGCCCCTACATCCCGCACTACCCCGGCATGCGCGACTTCGGCGGCGAGCACCTGCACACCGCCGGCTACCGCGGCCCCGAACCGTTGCGCGGCAAGCGCGTGGTCATCGTCGGCGGCGGCAACTCCGCCGCCCAGCTCCTGGCCGAGCTGTCCACGCTCGCCGAGGTCACCTGGGTAACCCAGCGGCCGCCACGCCTGCTGCCGGACGACATCGACGGCCGCGCCCTGTTCGACCTGGCCACCCGCCGCCACCGCGCCGTCCAAGCGGGCCGGCAGGCCGAGGGCATCGCCGACCTGGGCGACATCGTCGCCGTCCCGCCCGTGCGCGAGGCCCGCGACCGGGGCGTGCTCAAGGCCGAGCCCATGTTCACCCGCATCACTCCCGACGGGGTGGCGTGGGCCGACGGCAGCACGGTGGCGTGCGATGTGATCCTGTGGTGCACCGGCTTCCGCCCCGCGCTCGGCCACCTGGCTCCGCTGCGGCTGCGCGGCCCGGACGGGCTCATCCCCACCCGCGGCACCCAGGCGGTGGGCGAACCCCGCCTGCATCTGCTCGGCTACGGCGACTGGACCGGGCCCGCCTCGGCCACCCTCATCGGCGCCGGCCGGACGGCCAAGGAGGCCGTGGCCACGCTCGTCGAGCAGGTGCACGACCGCGGCGGCGCCAGCTAACCTTCGCCGCTCACCGGGATGCCCGACTGCTGCACCCAGCGTTCGACGGTCCGCCAATCCGCCCCCCACGCATACGGGCTGAGGCTTCCATCGCGTCGCAGCTGCGCGTTCTCCGCGACCCCGTACACCTGCAACAGGTCGCCGACCAGATGGGCGGCCGCTTTTACCAGGGCAGGGCCGTTGTCGGCCAGATCATCCAGCCAGGCCACCGATTCGCCATGGGCCAGCCTGACGCCCCGTGCTCCCCACGCGCGAGGAGCGCCTGCGATCTTGGTGGGAGTCAGCAGATCGACGGCATATCTGCCGTGGCGGGGATCGTTGTAGGGCCATTCCTCGCTGTGAAGCTTGGGCTGCACGGCCGGGTGCAGGGACAGGTCCGAGACCAGCATGAGGCGCAGCAGCGCCGACCCGGTGGCACCGGCCCGGTCGCGTGCGTGCCGGGCCAGAAAGCGCAACGCGCTCACCGTCCGCGAGGCGATCTCGGCGTCCACGATCCCGACCTTGACCTCCTCGCCGGAGGAGGGGTAGATGGCCTGCGGATGCAAGGCGAAGGTGCCTGCGCCGTCGGTGTGCAGTTCGGCCCGCACAGCCTGCGCTGTACCCGCCCCGGACTCGGCGATGATGCGGCGATGGCCGACGCTCACCTCCTGGAAGGTGGGGGTGTAGGCGCCCAGCATGACGACCTCGTGCTCGGCCTGCCTGCGGATCCGGTCCACGGCGGCCCCATCCACGATCATGTCGCCGGGCAGGTCCGGCACCAGGGACACCGCCAGCAGCGGGAACGGGCGCGGTATCTGGGCGCTGCTCCGCGCCGCCGTGGTGACCACGCCTCGTTCCAGCTCCCGCAGCCGGTCTCCTTGATCGGCGGCGCCCATCAAGCACCGCCGGTATGCCGGCTCCCCGCTCCCATACGGACACCCACCCCCGTTGATTCGATCTATATCTATCTTGACGTCTATCGAATCAGCGTGAGATCGTACATCTGCTTAGACATCCATCTAATTGTTCCGAGCGCAGGCGGATCGCTCCTCCTGCTCGGTAGGGAGACACACATGACGAACTCTGCAGCGACCGGCGGCTTCCTCGGCGACCTGGAAGAAGCCTTCACCCCGCCCGCAGCCGGAAGCTGCTGCGGCGCCCCCTCCGCCTCCGCCGGCGAGGCGTCCGGCGTCGCCGGGCAGGGCACGGAGCCGGCGGCTGCGGCGACGGCCTGCTGCGGCAGCCCGGCCGCCGCCGAGCAGGCAGCCCAGAGCGGTTGCTGTGGCCAGGCCCCGGCTCCGGCCGCTCCCCAGGCCGGTGTTCAGGACGGCGTTCACAAGGCCGCCGGGTGCTGCGGATGACCAGCACCGCATCCGAGCGCCACCAGGGGGGTCAGGGCGGGCCGGACCTGGCCCCCTTGGTGGGGGCGGTGTCGGCCACCCGCATGCACGCCACGGTGTGTGAGCTGGCCGGCGACCGGTACGCCGGGCGACGCGTGGGCACGTCCGGCGGCCGCGCCGCCGCGACCTGGCTGGCCGAGCAACTCGGCGAGCTGGGCGCCCAGGTGCACCTGTCGGAGTTCGACGTCGCCGACGTGCGCGAGCTGTACGCGACACCGATGCTCGACTGGAGCAGCGCCGGGCAGACGCAGCGCCTGGAGCACCGCCGCGACTTCGTCGAGCACCTGGCCTCCGCCGACCTGGCGCACCCGCGCTCCGCGCTCCTGGTCAAGGTCCCCGAGACCGGCTCTGCGGCCGGTACTGCGGCGGGGCTGCGCGAGCGGTGGGTGCTGGCCGAGGCCGCGAACTGGGGGCGGGCGTGCGAGCTGGCCGAGGCGCAGGGCGCGGTCGGAGTGCTGACCGTGCGCAGCACCGACGCCGATGGCTGGATGCCCAAGATGATCGCCGGGCCGCCTGCCCGCGCGGTGCCCATCATCGGCGTGCATCCCGAGGTCCACCGGCGCCTGACCGAAGCACTCGACGGTGGCCCGGTTCAGGTGACCGGCTCGATGCCGTTGCGCCAGATCGCCACCCGAGGCCGCAACGTCTACGCCGGCTTCCCGCGCCTTCCTGGCACCGAGACCGGTGCCGAGGCGAGCACCGGGGCCTACAACCCGGCCGACGGACGCCGAGGCGGCACCGCTCACGGCGGGCAGGCCGGGCTGCGGGTACTGCTGAGCGCGCACTACGACGGCGTCGGCGACGATCCCGACCGGCGCCTGCCCGCAGCCGCCGACAACGCCTCCGGGGTGGCCGCGGTCCTGGAAACCGCCCGCGTGCTGGCCGCCGCTGCGCCGTCCAGGGTGCTGGAGCTGACGGTGGCCTTCCTGGACGCGGAGGAGGCGGGCGCGTGGGGCTCGGCCCACCACGCCTCCACCCTGCCGCCCGACACGTTGGTGATCAACCTCGACGGTGCCGCGCAGCTGCACCAGGCCGCCGCCGTCGAGGCGGGCGGCCCCGCCCACGCCCTGCTGGCCACGCTGGACCAGGCCGCCCGCCTGACCGGCGTGCCGCTGCGGGCCGGCGCCATGGCCTCCGACAACCGCCGTTACGCCGCGGCTGGGCTGGCCGCGGTCGGCATCGGCATGGGCATGCCCGGCTACCAGACGCCCGCCGAGACGCCTGAGCGCGTGCAGGCAGACACGCTGCTGGCCGCTGCCCGCCTTCTGGTGGCCACCGTAGGACTGCTGGCCGCCCAGGCGCCGGCCTGATCACCTCGCCGGTGGCGCCACCCGGGTGCAGCCGCTGTGCTCAGGTGCCGGCGCTGGGTGACGAGGCAGTGGCCTGCTGGGTGAAGTGTTCGGTCAGGGCGGTCATCTTGCCTAGGTAGCGGGCGGCCAACTGCAGGTGGGTGTAGGCGGTGTCCTCATCGACGGCTCGCCCGCGGGGATGGCCGGCCTCGTTGCGGGTGATCCTGAGCAGGTCGGCCACCGCGTCCATGGTCAGGTTGTCACCCAGATCGTCGGGCAGCGTGTGCCGCATCGGCTCCAGCCGGGCGCGCAGCGCCTG
Coding sequences:
- a CDS encoding ArsR/SmtB family transcription factor: MLAQEGALMAEPTRSSAAPTDEPTDGRAGPACASPQLPQAAQDFLKALANPGRQQIMLLFAQGAELSVNQVAERAGISQSAASQQLALLRRSGIVTSRRDGKEVLYRGDRDGVARILEDLQSYLKFCC
- a CDS encoding flavin-containing monooxygenase; translation: MPIDNDRVLIVGAGQSGLASAHAALEHGLRPVLLEASRRAAGSWPRYYDSLTLFSPARYSSLPGMGFDGDPERYPRRDEVGSYLERYAVALIERGAELRTGARVSAAEAGRQGFTVRLEGGEQLSAGALIAASGSFGRPHRPALPGLDTFTGPVLHVADYHSPTSLPGEHVIVVGAGNSAVQVAHELASQRRVTLASRVPIRFVAQRPLGRDLHFWFRVTGFDRLPPARAEAPPASPVLDDGRYRRALREGRYRRRPIFARLDGDQATWPDGSRERVDAVLLATGYRPNLAYLERLGVLGADGRPRQRHGLSLMHVGLGYLGLEWQRTPSSNTLRGVGADARHVMGVLARQLRGTRQRTRA
- a CDS encoding FAD-dependent oxidoreductase, whose translation is MSDSCCGPTPIAIEHTATPQQATSGRWDDLPVVVIGAGPVGLAAAAHLAERGVDFTVLEAGDCVAASVAQWGHVRVFSPWKYNIDAAARRLLEADGWTAPDADWLPTGAELIDGYLAPLAKLFGDRVRLGAKVTAISRLGYDRVRTAGRDQAPFLIRLADGTELQARAIIDASGTYTSPNVLGASGLPAHGEHEVFVDHALPDVLGADRDHYEGKRVLVVGAGHSAATTLLALAQLDDTPITWAIRAGNATRTYGGGDADALPARGALGTRLRAHVTSGRIQLLTGFFTHRVNATGQGVEVISRDPSGREQSVTVDRIVSATGYRPDHSIASELRLDLDPVLGSTRALAPLIDPNQHSCGTVPAHGVGELAHPEPGYYAVGVKSYGRAPTFLMATGYEQVRSVVAAIAGDWEAARDVQLDLPETGVCSSNLAEAQEQRVGLATGISGGLLSAPLPLATVSAPAGAGGESGGSCCG
- a CDS encoding MFS transporter — its product is MSAPASSAVPALGDGAQPRRRHGRPVVAALAVTQTIGYGVLYYAFSVFLAPMARDLHATNTQIAAALTLSILIAALCAPLVGRLLDARGGRALMTVGSLLGTAAVLAWSRVESLPQLYAVFALVGVACSLVLYEAAFAVIVSLYAGNERGRANGLLALTIVAGFASSIFLPLTGLLVDRYGWRTALVILALIYGTAAIPLHALVLRRRARPASTQASDAAQERAAIVKAATRRRPFWLLMIAFTANGGAVATVAVLLITYLIQLGHPPVLAATLAGLLGVLSVTGRLITTGLQTRLPAALIAAAIFALQGVAVLLLPLIGRSVAGAIGAVLLFGLGFGIASITLPHLLVGRYGTTAYASLAGRITIFSVADKALAPLGAVALAQAVGYGWVMSAVAAVCGIAAFALLAYHRL
- a CDS encoding ArsR/SmtB family transcription factor, with the translated sequence MTVPTGQCCAPIAREPLAEDAAAELAVMLKAVADPVRLRLLSMIGSHAGGEACVCDLTGTFDLTAPTISHHLKVLRTAGLIDGERRGTWVYYRIVPEAVNRLGALFAPLTESAPGPAPQPAAGRTELELLPA
- a CDS encoding ArsO family NAD(P)H-dependent flavin-containing monooxygenase: MTAAPRPVDVLVIGGGQAGLAAGYYLRRTKADFVILDAQDGAGGAWRHAWDSLRLFSPAQYSSLPGRMMPIPPDGGYPSAAEVVTYLTDYERRYELPVLRPVTVNAVRRGDGHLLVETGHGTWQAKSVISATGTWWRPYIPHYPGMRDFGGEHLHTAGYRGPEPLRGKRVVIVGGGNSAAQLLAELSTLAEVTWVTQRPPRLLPDDIDGRALFDLATRRHRAVQAGRQAEGIADLGDIVAVPPVREARDRGVLKAEPMFTRITPDGVAWADGSTVACDVILWCTGFRPALGHLAPLRLRGPDGLIPTRGTQAVGEPRLHLLGYGDWTGPASATLIGAGRTAKEAVATLVEQVHDRGGAS
- a CDS encoding M28 family metallopeptidase, whose product is MTSTASERHQGGQGGPDLAPLVGAVSATRMHATVCELAGDRYAGRRVGTSGGRAAATWLAEQLGELGAQVHLSEFDVADVRELYATPMLDWSSAGQTQRLEHRRDFVEHLASADLAHPRSALLVKVPETGSAAGTAAGLRERWVLAEAANWGRACELAEAQGAVGVLTVRSTDADGWMPKMIAGPPARAVPIIGVHPEVHRRLTEALDGGPVQVTGSMPLRQIATRGRNVYAGFPRLPGTETGAEASTGAYNPADGRRGGTAHGGQAGLRVLLSAHYDGVGDDPDRRLPAAADNASGVAAVLETARVLAAAAPSRVLELTVAFLDAEEAGAWGSAHHASTLPPDTLVINLDGAAQLHQAAAVEAGGPAHALLATLDQAARLTGVPLRAGAMASDNRRYAAAGLAAVGIGMGMPGYQTPAETPERVQADTLLAAARLLVATVGLLAAQAPA